The nucleotide sequence gcagcaaggagccaaggaaAGTTGCTAggtagcattaaacttatcttataaaaacaatcaatcttaacataatcactagttaactacacatggttgatggtaTTACTAgattaactagcttgtcctgcgttgcaaatAATCTGTGCTTTGCGGGCGGAGGCAGTGCAATTGCCgtacaggcagtgatgcaaccaggcaggatgctctcgatgttgcagctgtagaaccttttgaggatctcaggacccatgccaaatctttttagtttcctgagggggaataggctttgttgtgccctctccatgactgtcttggtgtgtttggaccattctagtttgttggtgatgtggacaccaaggaacttgaagctctcaacctgctccactacagccccgtcgatgagaatgggggtgttctcggtcctccttttcctgtagtccacaatcatctccttagtcttggttatgttgagggataggttgttattctggcaccacccggccaggtctctgacctcctccctataggctgtctcatcgttgtcggtgatcaggcctacctatcaactcccaagattaggctggcaatactatagtgcctataagaacatccaatagtcaaaggtatatgaaatactaatggtatagagagaaatagtcctataattcctataataactacaacctaaaacttcttaactgggaatattgaagactcacgttaaaaggaaccaccagctttcatatgttctcatgttctgagcaaggaacttaaacgttagctttcttctCCGACACTGtggttttgcattatttaaaccaaattgaacatgtttcaatatttatttgagactaaatagatttgtatttctgtattatattaagttaaaataaaagtgttcattcagtattgttgtattgggcggccagctctaggaagagtcttgatggttccaaacttcatctATTTAAGAatcatggaggccactgtgttcttggggacctttaatgctgcagacatttttttggttcccttccccagatctgtgtctagacacaatcctatctcggagctctactaacaattccttcgacctcaggcttggtttttgctctgacattcactgtcaactctgggaccttactgtatatagacaagtgtgtgcttttccaaataatgtccaatcaattgaatttaccacaggtggagtccaatcaagttgtaaaaacatctcaaggatgatcaatggaaacaggatgttcctgagctcaattttgagactcatagcaaagggtctgaatacttacactaccgttcaaaagtttggggtcacttacaaaTGTCCTTCTTTTTGAAAgattttgatttattttcccattaaaataacttcaaattgatcataaatactgtgaagacattgttaatgttgtaaatgattattgtagctggaaacagctgatttttaatggaatatctacataggtgtacagaggcccattatcagcaaccatcactcctgtgttccaatggcacgttctgttagctaatccaagttgatcattttaaaaggctaattgatcattagaaaactattttgcaagtatgttagcacagctgaaaactgttgtgctgattaaattaacaataaaagggtagtgtatgtaaatatgttttttctgcaaacatttcttaaagcctgttttcgctttgtcattatggggtattgtgtgtagattgatgagcaagATGtagtatttaatccattttagaataaggctgcaatgcaacaaaatgtggaaaaagtcaaggggtctgaatactttctgaatgcactgtaaatatatttacatattttgtgttttttatcGATAGATACAGTGGATAAATGattgagatgaggagagaatgGAACATAGAATGGAACATAGAATCAAAAtcaattacatcagctgatatctcaaagtgcaacaagtcagcacctcaggagtaaatgtcagttggcttttcatagccgatcattgagagtatttctaccgctcctgctgtctctagagagttgaaaatagcaggtctgggacaggtagcacgtccggtgaacaggtcagggttccatagccgcaggcagaacagttgaaactggagcagcagcatggccaggtggactcgggacagcaaggagtcatcatgccaggtagtcctgaggcatggtcctagggctcaggtcctccgagagagaaaaagaaagagagaatttgagagagcatacttaaattcacacaggacaccggatagaacaggagaagtactccagatataacagactgaaacATAGAATGGAACATAGAATGGAAAGAATGGAACATATAATGGAAAGAATGGAACATAGAATGGAACATAGAATGGAAAGAATGGAACATAAAATGGAAAGAATGGAACGTAGAATGGAAAGAATGGAACATAACATGGAAAGAATGGAACATATAATGGAAAGAATGGAACATAGAATGGAAAGAATGGAACATAGAATGGAAAGAATGGAACATAAAATGGAAAGAATGGAACGTAGAATGGAAAGAATGGAACATAAAATGGAAAGAATGGAACATATAATGGAAAGAATGGAACATAGAGTGGAAAGAATGGAACATAGAATGGAAAGAATGAAACATATAATGGAAAGAATGAAACATATAATGGAAAGAATGGAACGTAGAATGGAAAGAATGGAACATAGAATGGAAAGAATGGAACATATAATGGAAAGAATGGAACATAGAATGGAAAGAATGGAACATAGAATGGAAAGAATGGAACATATAATGGAAAGAATGGAACATAGAATGGAAAGAATGGAACATATAATGGAAAGAATGGAACATATAATGGAAAGAATGGAACATAGAATGGAAAGAATGGAACATAGAATGGAAAGAATGGAACATAGAATGGAAAGAATGGAACATATAATGGAAAGAATGGAACATATAATGGAAAGAATGGAACATAGAATGGAAAGAATGGAACATATAATGGAAAGAATGGAACATAGAATGGAAAGAATGGAACGTAAAATGGAAAGAATGGAACATAGAATGGAAAGAATAGAACATATAATGGAAAGAATGGAACATAGAATGGAAAGAATGGAACGTAGAATGGAAAGCTGTGCAGTCTGTGTTTCAACCCATGCCTCCAGGAGCAATGTGTTGTTTTGGGGCGGCAGCGCTATTGTCAGGACCGAGCACATTCTAGGGATATTTACATGTGAATAGATATTTTGAAGTGACCTTATCTTGAGGTGCTATGGCTTATCTTTGAGGACCAGCAGAACCAGTTTACCCTGCTCACTGGTTTCCCTTTTAAGAACATTCGTTGGTCCAGATTGTTAAAAAAAACACTTGAAATCCTTTCTGTCAACTTACCTGTATATGTCCTTGTCTGTACATTACCCCCCTAAACATTCCATTTAATGTTTAGGGGATATTCATAATGAATGTGATCTTGCTCTTCAGCCCAAGCATGTAGCTAGCTATTCAACACCCTGTATTTCTCCATTCTCTACAGACAGGGACCTACACTGTTACCAACCCCACGTCTCTGGGGCAACTCCTCCTGGTTAAACTGGAGAAAGAGCAGTACCTGTTCCTGCCAGAAAATGAGTGGTTCTGCTCCAAGGTTGTCGTGACGACACCTGAGGGTGACGTAATCCTCTTCCCTTGTTACAGATGGTTGTCCAGAGGGGAAATTGTGGAGCTGAGAGGAGGAAAAGGTGTGTCCTGATTCAAAATTTGTTCTGAGGATACTCTAATGTTATTTATAATCCTGCTCCTACTATAAGTGTGTAATACATCttgtcctcctctccacttcacaGCCAGGAAGATTTTTGAGGATGAGCTCCCTCTACTGGTGCACCATCGTAAAAAGGAGCTGGAGCTTCACAAGAAACTGTTCCAGTGAGTGTTTTTACCAGTTGTTTTTGTAGGACTGTCTGCAGCTCAACACACAGCAGACAACAGTCAGTCAACTTGTCTGTACAACACTTTTagattgattgtgtgtgtgtcttcttgtCTCACCATTAGGTGGATTGTGTATGCCGAGGGAGTCCCGCACATCAATAACGCCACTGAAGTCTCAGCCCTCCCTTCTGAAGTTAAATTTTCTTTCTCCAAAATGTCAGAGTTTATCTACACCAAAGCTGCAGCGTAAGTTCAAAGCAGACGGCACGCCTAAAGCAGTTTAAATTCCCACAACAGTACCagtgtaacatactgtatgttcgacagaggaggctggtgagggaagGACagttcataataatggctgaaatgTAGTGAATGGaatgtatcaaacacatggaaaccaggtgtttgattcattctattccagccattactatgagcccatcCTTTGATTTTAAGTGCCACCGCCGATGCTCATCCAGATGCACAGAACCTTTCCTATGACTGTGAGGGAATAACCATTGCCTATAACCTGTCTCTTCCCGTCTTTCCCTACCAGTATAGCTGAGCTCAAACTGAAATGCCTGGTGAACTCCACCGAGCAGTGGAAAGACCTGGAGAtgatgaaaactgttttctggaAAAATAGAACACCCATTTCAGGTAAGAGACCTGATCCATTGAATTGGATATCAACTATAAGGGTCATTTTGAGACATCAGTAAAAAGTAACTCCTACAAAAATAGGGGATTcatttttttaaaatccattCCTTCTAGAGTATGTCTCTGAGCACTGGAAGGAGGATGACTTTTTCGGGTCCCAGTTTCTGAATGGAACCAACCCCAATGTGATCCAGCGCTGCACAACGCTTCCCCCCAACTTCCCTGTCACAGACGAGATGGTACAGCCCTTCCTGGAGGACGGGAGTTCCCTGGCGACGGAGATGCAGGTATGAATTATGAATTAGATTGTAAGTTATCTTGCAACTCTGAAGTGGGATGTGATGTTCCCTAAGGTTCAGGGCTTGGATCCCTTCTGTTCACTTTATACATGCTATCCTTTTGTAACATCATCCGTGAACATCCGTCCTTTTTTTTCTTTGTCCTGTAAATAGCATTAGCTACTGCTTAACCACCCACAGGgaacagatgtcagttcaacttctacttttgatttacatttggttgagttatcaactaacgtgaaatcaacaaacaATTTCACCATGTCCTTGGATTTAAGTTGCAAGTTGGGTAAAAGAATACAAAAATAACCTATGTTGATGACTTTTCACGTTGGTTCAATGTCATCCCACTGAATATTTTTAGTTGAAACAACAtttattcaaccagtttttgtccAGTGGGTACTTTAAATTCCATGTTCCCATAAAGTCTTCACCTCTGATCCTATCCTCCCTACAGGAAGGAAACATATTCCTTTGCGACTACAAGAGGCTTGAGGGTGTGCCAACCCGGGTGGTCAATGGTAAACCATTGCCCCTCACGGCTGCCCTCTGCCTGTTCTACAAGAACCCAGAGGACAAACTGCTGCCTATCGCCATCCAGGTACAGTACACATACCTGGAAACAGGGGCAGATGTTACAATGTTGCAAATGCTTAGTAAATATGTTCCTCAGAAGTGATGATTACTTCTGACCTCTGGGTTTCTCTGTTctggtcctgtatggctcagttggtagagcatggtgcttgcactGCTAGTGTTGGGGTTCAATTCCCAGGACCACCTATATGTGAAATGTATGTACACATGactaatgtatgcacacatgactctgctaaatggcatatattatctcACAGCTGGAGCAGCAGCCCTCTCAGCAGAACCCTATATTTCTGCCTAGCGACTCGGAGTACGACTGGCTGCTAGCCAAGATCTTTGTGAGAAACGCAGATTTCTCCGAGTTCCAGATCAGCTACCATCTACTGGGCACTCATTTACTGGCAGAGGCCTTCACTATGGCAACCTTCCGGAGCCTTCCTATCATGCACCCTCTCCACAAGGTATGACAACCTGACACAGACTGGGGTCCCACCAAACAATGAAGTGCAAGAAAATGCACGTTATAGTCCCTGAGCTGTAAATTCAGTCATAAAACAAATTGTTCACCTTCTCTTTGCTCATTTTTCTTTTGTTCTTTCGATTTCCCCTCTGTTTCTGCATAGTTGCTGATACCCCACTTCCGTTACACCCTGCAGATCAACCTTCTTGCGCGAAAAAGACTGATTAGTCCTGATGGACCCTTAGCAAATGTACGTACCTTAAATGCATTGCTTCGTCCGATACAATTCCATGTTTACCACTTGTATTGACGTAAACTTTTCCTTTCTTTAGGGTGCTATGGGACTGAAGGGGTTGAAGGAACTCTTGAAAAGGGCACAATCAGAAATCACCTACAGCTCCCTCTGTCTGCCGGAGAACATTGTTGCACGAGGACTGGAGTCCATCCCCAACTTCTACTACAGGGAGGACGGCCTGAAGCTGTGGAACATCATCAACAGGTGGAGCTATTTATTTGAATAACCCCTAATGGCAAAATTTGAATAACACTTCCCTATTATTCTAAATAACACAACAGTATGGGCTGAAGCTTGATATCAATACTGTTAGTAGCTAGCTTGGTTTACTGAACATGCCATTAAAAATGTGTTGTGCTGTGAAGCTTTGTCAAGGGGATGGTGGAGCACTTCTACTCCTCTGACAGTGAAGTGTCCAGGGACTCTGAGCTTCAGGACTGGATCCACGAGATCTTCATCCATGGGTTCCTTGGAAACAACAAGTCAGGTACGTTACTTATGAAGTATCAGTCAATAAAACCAAGAAAGCTACACTGTTGTGACGTGTTGTATTACCTATCCTTCTCATCCACTGATGTTGCCTCCACAGGAATCCCTAAGCGATTTGACAAAGTGGAGGAAGTTGTCAAATTCATTACCATTATTATCTTCACTGTGTCAGCTCAACATTGCGCCCTCAATATGGGGCAGGTGAGTTAAGGAAGAGAGCAATTAAAGTAGCCAGCTACACACTATAGAATTTCATCAAAAATTGAATTTAGGCTATAATCACATAGTTCATGTTTTGTTTTAATATAGCAATGTTACTTAAACTCAAATGTACTTATTTTGCCTTTTGACCATTGGTTTATACAAGGATGTCTCTCTTTCCTAGTTTGACTATGGTGGTTGGGTACCCAACAACCCCCTGTTACTGCGCAAAGCTCCTCCCACCACGAAGGGGAGCTCAAGCATGAACACCATTTTGGAAGTACTGCCAAACATCAGCACTACTGTTAATAACATGGCTTCCACATGGCTGCTCAGCAAGAGATACTCAGACACAGTGAGTTTGTCCCCTAATTGTTTTACCTTGTAAGTCAAGATCCGCTATGTTTTTAGAGTCATGTCTGTAATATGGTGCAGTCACTGTTGCTTTTGACAAACCCATTCATAAATACGAGTCTGATTTGTTCACTTCTAATCTAAAATATACGTCACTTAAATCATGTTTGTGCTGTCTTCCTTAGATTCCCCTTGGTACATACCCAGATCAACACTTTGATGAGGCTGTCCCCATGCAGATGATTAAGCAGTTCCAAGCAGAGTTGTCCTACCTCAGTCAATCAATCATTAAGAGGAATGCACTACTTACACTACCCTATAACTACCTGAACCCTGCCGAGATGGAGAATAGTGTATCCATATGATTGAGCTTAGGCCCATTCAAATTATTACAGTTTACTTAAAGATGCAGTCTGGGATCTTAAGATTAACAAATTAATAACATATTGTACTGTTGGGTTCTGAGAAAATGGaatatacttattcatgtcactgagggagagagggtaatgtctaacgtaaacattatataaggtatcCTATTGAAATATTGAGTGCAGGGAAGTGATCACGTGGCAGGcattgataaggggagagaggCATGGATTAGTGATGAAGGGGGGTCTAGGTCAGGTCACTTTAAGGGAGAAATACAAGTTTAGCACTTAGTGTCCTGCCTAGCAGTAAAGAACCATGTTTGTACAGAtgggtaggaggagactcagcctaggaggaagggttaaatatcagtgcttgtgagAAAAGGTTTTTGTATAGtttttactctgagaattagaaTATAACAGTACAAATTCTATTGAAGAAGGCACTGCTTGCTATACACATTAAATGTTTGGGAGTGTGCGACTTTCTTTCTTCTTACGAATtggattcgtaacatatcatactaaatgtacaaaacataacatatcatactaaatgtacaaaacataacatatcatactacatGGATGGCGTAGTAAACAATTTGATGACGGAGTACACAAAAAATGGGACCTGTTTTGTctaactactggctgaaattataccAAGGCTCTGGAGCATCACTTCAATCATCAATGATAGCCAAAATGGCTAACCAAATTGAAGATCTAGAAGGCAGTGAAGTCCTGAAGTCACTGAGTACCACAGAGTCCTGGATTAAAGTCGCAAGAAAGGGCTACCAACTTTAGAAAATGGAACTGCAATTGTCTTTATAAAGAATGCATTAATAAAGTGGATTACAAATGAAATCCTCTTTGTATCTCATTCCATACTGAGTCGTATTGTTCATCAGAATGCAGCCCATATTTGAGATGAATGATGATTAAATCCCAAGGACATTGCAGATATGGAAAGTTTTAATAGATAATCCTCATGCTATAATTTGCCCTGTCCACTTGCATGGAACCATACTCCTGTTTGATTCAGACATAGACACACCCCCTTAAGATAGTCAAATgaatgttcagagagagagaaaaagagcgcAAAAGAGAAACATTCCACCTGCACTTGTCTACATTCACTAAAGAGTGGTATATATTCTAGTACATTTTTGTCCTATCTCaggtttgtttgtttttgccGTTGACTAAGCATGGCAATACTAGTACAACACCAGTACAAAATATATCTGAGTACTGGTGGCTTTCTGCACTCTTCTACCTCTGACAGTATATATGCCACACTGATCGGAACGGACGGGACAAGTGAGCGCACAAACTTGGCCAACTGTGTCCTAGATGTCATGACTGGAAAGGTGAGTTATGAGCTTTGCGTACCTCACGTTGCTTGACAGTGGCAGATTGTCTTTTTTTGTCTGTATTTTTTGCATATATTTTTTTGAACCCTACAGTGAAACAAATATAAAAGCGAATCGATAACTGAGTTGTTGCAGTTAAGAATTGCAAATATGTGTAATAGCCCTTCACTCAAAGTATACACGACTGATTGTGGTAGAGGCACCATGAAGAAGGCAGATTTTTTTTCTAAAATATCACTTTCAAGGCTGCTTTTAAAAGTGTGATTTCACCTAAAACAAAACTGGCAACTTCAAACAATATACAGGATTATACATAATGTCGATATGAAGATGTTCACAGAATTGGTCAAATAATTTTGGCAACATTGCTGGAGACTAACACGGTGTGCAATATCATGCTGTATGTTCATTCATGAGAGGTAGAGTGTAGTATGTATGTCAAATATTGATAAGGTGAGACATTTGGGTATCTTAAGCACATGTGGGACATTTGCATCAGCCGTTTTCTCTGACCGTGACTGGAAATTAAGATTGTCATGCAAGTGAGTTGGAGTGTTTTTCATATTCACTCACCATCATTGTAGAGTCTCGAGGATGATGGCATTCTATACTAGTAGTGACATGTATAAGGTGACAGGCCTCAAGGAGGATAGTCTCCTAAAACATTTTTATAGTATTTTTAAAAGGTTAGTTCACTTCCAGGTGCCACCTTGACAGCCCCAGAAGTGAACTTTTTTGCTCATGTGGATTTTTACACTGTTTGGCTCTGCTGTAAAAATGGCATGTTGGACAAAAAACCTTTTgggcaaaataaaaaatattttggtcAAAATTACTTGCCTTATGTAGGCCTAAACACATCTCCATTCTCTACAGACAGGGACCTACACTGTGACCACCGCCTCAAGTCTGGGGCAACTCCTCCTGGTTAAGCTGGAGAAAGAGCAGTACCTGTTCCTGCCAGAAAACAAGTGGTTCTGCTCCAAGGTTGTCGTGACGACACCTGAGCATGATGTCATCTACTTCCCCTGTTACAAATGGGTGTCCAGAGGGGAGGTTGTGGAGCTGAGAGGAGGAAAAGGTGTGCCCTGAATCAGCATTTATTCAGGGAATATAATACCCTAGTCAATGTTATTTATCATATAAGTTCTGCATAGCTGTATAACTTATATTGCAAGAATGTAGCTAAGATGTGATACATTTGCCTACTTTGCTCATCCTCTGTCATCCTTCTATGCCTCTCCACTTCACAGCCAGGAAGGTTTTTGAGGATGAGCTCCCTCTACTGGTGCACCATCGTAAAAAGGAGCTGGAGCATCACAAGAAACTGTTCCAGTGCGTTTTTCACTTCCCAGCTCAACACACTGACATAACTGTCCATCTGTATAATGCTGTAGAttactgtgtgtatatgtacacATGTCTCTGTAACTGTATCAACACACTGACATAACTGTCCATCTGTATAATGCTGTAGATTACTGTGAGCACATGTACACATGTCTCTGTAACTGTATCAACACACTGACATAACTGTCCATCTGTATAATGCTGTAGATTACTGTGAGCACATGTACACATGTCTCTGTAACTGTCCATCTGTATAATGCTGTAGATTACTGTGAGCACATGTACACATGTCTCTGTAACTGTTCACATTTCTTTGTTTCAATAAGTGCGTGTTCTTGTCCCACCCTCAGGTGGAATGAGTTTGCTGAGGGACTTCCCCACATTAACAGTGCCAAAGAACTCTCAGCCCTTCCTGCTGAAGTTCTCTTTTCCTTTTCCAAAGAGGTAGAGACCATCTACACAAGAGAATCAGGGTAGGTTCAAAGCAGTGCATAGAACCCACCAATATAAAACCCACCAGTGCATAAAACCCACCAAAACCCACCAGTGTAGCATTCTTCCATCTAAAGATGCAAACACAAAACCATCCCTAAGACTGTGAGGTGGTAATGACATAACATGAAGGAAATATCCCTGTAACCTTTCACCTTTCGCCTTCAACCCCATCTACCCTCTTCCAGAATGTTTGAGCTCAAACTGAAGGGCCTTGCAGACTCCACCGAGCAGTGGAAAGACTTGGATAAGATGAAAAAAGTATTCTGGTTCAGAAAGACACCCATCTCAGGTAAAAGAGCAGACCCCTCAAGTTAAAACATCAAACACAGGGTGCATTATTAGATGTAATTGCAGCAAACAGCAACTTTCTCTTACATCAGTGGGCCCTACCAGCTTAAAAATGATACCAAATGTCCTTGCTCTTCAAAACCATACACTTATTAGGCTAGTGCATACTGCCATAACTCTGTCCTAGTGAGACGTGTTTGTTGAATCAATCTAGAGATGTGTTTAAGCTTACACGGGCATAATACCTCCATCCTAGAATATGTCTCTGAGCACTGGAAGGAGGATGACTTTTTTGGGTCCCAGTTTCTGAATGGAACCAACCCCAATGTGATCCAGCGCTGCACAACGCTTCCCCCCAACTTCCCTGTCACGGACGAGATGGTACAGCCCTTCCTGGAGGACGGGAGTTCCCTGGCGACGGAGATGCAGGTATGAAAAACAAGTTGGTCTTGGCCACGCCTTG is from Oncorhynchus gorbuscha isolate QuinsamMale2020 ecotype Even-year linkage group LG14, OgorEven_v1.0, whole genome shotgun sequence and encodes:
- the LOC123995239 gene encoding hydroperoxide isomerase ALOXE3-like; this encodes MVEYKVKVTTGEVLFSGSSDYIYVTLIGTEGESERTNLDNYGLDFMTGMTGTYTVTNPTSLGQLLLVKLEKEQYLFLPENEWFCSKVVVTTPEGDVILFPCYRWLSRGEIVELRGGKARKIFEDELPLLVHHRKKELELHKKLFQWIVYAEGVPHINNATEVSALPSEVKFSFSKMSEFIYTKAAAIAELKLKCLVNSTEQWKDLEMMKTVFWKNRTPISEYVSEHWKEDDFFGSQFLNGTNPNVIQRCTTLPPNFPVTDEMVQPFLEDGSSLATEMQEGNIFLCDYKRLEGVPTRVVNGKPLPLTAALCLFYKNPEDKLLPIAIQLEQQPSQQNPIFLPSDSEYDWLLAKIFVRNADFSEFQISYHLLGTHLLAEAFTMATFRSLPIMHPLHKLLIPHFRYTLQINLLARKRLISPDGPLANGAMGLKGLKELLKRAQSEITYSSLCLPENIVARGLESIPNFYYREDGLKLWNIINSFVKGMVEHFYSSDSEVSRDSELQDWIHEIFIHGFLGNNKSGIPKRFDKVEEVVKFITIIIFTVSAQHCALNMGQFDYGGWVPNNPLLLRKAPPTTKGSSSMNTILEVLPNISTTVNNMASTWLLSKRYSDTIPLGTYPDQHFDEAVPMQMIKQFQAELSYLSQSIIKRNALLTLPYNYLNPAEMENSVSI